The DNA window CATTTTTTTGTGCTTGGCTGATGCTGTGACACCTCGTTTAACTCGCATATTATACTCCTAGGGCTCGTTTAACATTTTTCGCCATAGAACCTGTAACGATTCCAGTGGTGTTGATTGCACGCTTACGGCTTTTACTCTTCTTTGAAAGAAAGTGAGCACCGAAAGCACGTCGACGTGTCAATTTACCCGTACTGGTAATTTTGATACGTTTCGCAGTTCCCTTGTGGGTCTTTATCTTTGGCATTATTTACTCCTTACTACTATACTCAGATTGCGACCAGCCATCTGAGGTTTTTGCTCTAATATTGCATCATTCTCGAGAAGAGCTACAATCTTATCAATCAGTACATACCCAAGTTCTTTGTGAGCCATCTCTCGCCCGCGGTAGAAAATGAGAATCTTTACTTTGTGTCCATCCTCTAGAAAACTTCTAATTTTACGAAGTTTAATATCAAGATCACCCGATCCAATTTTCAGACCGAATCGCATCTGCTTCAGTTCGGAAGCTTTACTGCTTTTACGGTTTTTCTGTTGCTCTTTCATCTTTTGGTACTGGTACTTACCCCAGTCAACGACCTTTGCAACAGGTGGATCAGCATTGGGAGATATTTCAACTAGGTCAACACCCGCTTCTTCGGCTAGTTTTAGCGCATCTGCTCTTGAGACGATGCCTAACTGCTCTCCATTTGCTCCGATGACACGAAGTTCTCGTGCGCGTATTCCCTCGTTGATACGAACTGATGTGTTGATTGTGATCTCCTCTTTCGAGTGTGCTTTATTTTTCGCGTTACTCGGTGACTATTTTATCAGATACGGACCGGTAGTACAAGAGTTGGTATCGATATTGTAATAGGTTAGTGGCAAGAATGTTTATGTTATTATCCTGTTTCTTAATATTAACAAGCAGCATTTAAGCTCAACAAGTCCTTCGGTAATTATGCAAAGTCTTTATATTCGTATAAAATTTCTTAGTAATTGATTTTTTGTCTATCATTTTTAATACTTTAATCAAAGAATATTTTGTTGATTTAAATACTACTTTCTCATCTGTAAATTTTAATAACATAAGCAATTTCACACATAAAATATAAAATATATAGTGTGAATATGTCTACATTTCTTCATATAATATGCTTTATTTATGGCCCCGACGACACTATTTCTTAGTTGTACTTTTTGAGTGACTTTAAAAATCCGTGATGAAATGTGATGTGCCCCAAGAAGCTCAGGAAACGGCAGAACGCCTAACCTAATAGTTGGATGTCTTTTTCCGCGATCTCTCATAGTATGAGTAAACGACGAAAGCTAAAAAGGGAATTATTCAATCTACATGCGACTGAAACGGCAATTCACGAGATAATATTTTGAGTTATCAGTGAAAGTCTAGTAAATACCTAAGCTTGACTTAAAATCTGCTACCACTGTTTCTTATCTGTAAATTCTGCTATACTATATATATTCATGTTGGGGCTGAATTTAGCTTTCGACAGAGGGAACTTAACAGATTATTTTGCAAGCCGACCATACACGTACGTATATTTTTAATTGCAACTAAACTTGCTAAGACAATCAAGAGTATTCCTGCTGTATTTGCGCAAGCATTTACTCCAGCTACTCTTGCTGTCGCACACGTAGCCTAATACGCTTCGTCATCATTATCTACAGGCGACATAGTAGATAGTGGTGTTATATATATGTCGCTTACTTTCTTAATGCGCAGCGGCATTACCACAGGACATTTTACCGCGTGACCAGTTAGACATTTTTGCTTATCTTTGAGTCTAATGGGTCATAAATTATTAAGATAAACTATGCTTGTAGACGAATAGTCCGTTACCTTTTGGACCGGGGGGCAGTGCCCCGCAGCTCCACCAATTTGAATAATAAAGATCCACCTAATTTAGGTGGATCTTTCTATGTATAGATAAAAATTCTTTAAATAAAACAACCGCCTGCGAGGAACGGTTGTTTCGTTGTGGAGTTTTTGATTCGATGTTTATTTTTGGCTTCTGTATAATTTATTTATTCAGTAGCTACCCCTATAATATGACGTCAAAGCGCTTAAGTCAACACTATTTACGAAAAAAGTTTAAGTAAAAAATACTACGCAGATAAATACTATATATGGTGTTCGTTGGGTAGTGCTATGCATATATGTGTCACAAGTAACTTATTATTCATTTACGATAGCTTTCATTAGCTGGTTAATTCATTATCAGTCTTTTACTTCATTGGATTTTATATATTTAATATATCTACGATATCTAAATAAGAATATTTTATAGAATCTTAGAACAATCATATTCATTGTCTAATAGTAATATGTAATGGGGGATTGAATTTTAGTAAACTAACTAACAAATATATTTGAGTGCTACATATTCTTTTAGGCAAACCTATCTTTCGCGATTCCATATATATAGCTTTTTGAGTTTCTATTATCTAGATTAAATATAACTGTCGGGAAGTTGAAAGTCTATGACTTAGAATTATGCGTTGTTCACGCATCAAGAACGGCAAGGTTACGATCGAATATTATCAATGT is part of the Candidatus Saccharimonadales bacterium genome and encodes:
- the infC gene encoding translation initiation factor IF-3 — its product is MTINTSVRINEGIRARELRVIGANGEQLGIVSRADALKLAEEAGVDLVEISPNADPPVAKVVDWGKYQYQKMKEQQKNRKSSKASELKQMRFGLKIGSGDLDIKLRKIRSFLEDGHKVKILIFYRGREMAHKELGYVLIDKIVALLENDAILEQKPQMAGRNLSIVVRSK
- the rpmI gene encoding 50S ribosomal protein L35, with translation MPKIKTHKGTAKRIKITSTGKLTRRRAFGAHFLSKKSKSRKRAINTTGIVTGSMAKNVKRALGV